GACCACGTCCTGATAGAGGCCGACGAGTGGCACCTGCCACCGTTCGGCAAATTCACGGGCGTGGGGGCTGGACGGGTCGCGCACGCCCAGCGCAGTGACTTCTCCCCCGGCAGCGCGAATGGCGGGAATGAGGGCACGGGCGATACGCGCCGCCCCCAGAATCCCCCATCGAAATGGTGTGGATGACATATGTCAGCATAGCCCTGGAAAGGGAAAACGGCCCTGAAAGGCGGCGTGCAGGGCCGCGAATGTTCGGGCCTTCCCCCTTCCTCTAGGCCACTTTTCAGCTCAACCGGCGTACGTCTCGCGCAGCAGGTCGAGTTGCGGGCCGAAACGCTCGGCCTGTTCGCGGGTCAGCAGGAGTTCCAGCGCAATCAGGACATCGGCGACATGCGGCCCTGTCAGCTGGGCCGGGGACAGGCGCGTCATGCGCAGGGCATCGTCCAGCAGCTGACGGCCTTCCTCGCCCAGCAGGATGCTCAGTTCGCCTTGCAGGGCGCGGTACTGTTCATGCTTGCGGGGCGCGGGCGTAGAGCGTGTCGCCTCGCCGGGCAATTCCAGCCAGCCTTTGCCGGCGGCCCCTTGCAAGAGTTTCAGCACCACCTGGGCAGGCAGTGAAAGAGCGGCCGCAATTTCGCTGACGGTACGTTGACCGTTGCACAGCGGCAGGATGCGCCTGCACCAGGGACAGTCGATGGTGAGGGGGTAGCCTTGGGCTGCGGTGGGAGTCACGGCGTAGGTCATCAACGGTCCTTGGAGAACATGAGGGAAATGAAGGTAGGGCAAAGATGGCAGCCCGACATCCTCATGTCTGTGAACTTCTTCACGGCGATTAGGGGTTGACATTTCGTGTCCAGAATGGCAAAGGGATGAAGGTGTTGACGCCTCATCCCGACTACAGTTTAATGCCCATCCCCCAGGCCGCAACGCTGATTGCCTTTCAGGTT
This is a stretch of genomic DNA from Deinococcus fonticola. It encodes these proteins:
- a CDS encoding DUF742 domain-containing protein, translated to MTYAVTPTAAQGYPLTIDCPWCRRILPLCNGQRTVSEIAAALSLPAQVVLKLLQGAAGKGWLELPGEATRSTPAPRKHEQYRALQGELSILLGEEGRQLLDDALRMTRLSPAQLTGPHVADVLIALELLLTREQAERFGPQLDLLRETYAG